From a region of the Tachypleus tridentatus isolate NWPU-2018 chromosome 1, ASM421037v1, whole genome shotgun sequence genome:
- the LOC143230310 gene encoding uncharacterized protein LOC143230310, whose product MKIQQEKKAARSERFLQHHELRKEQVAELLKDLTRSSSLPGRTPQKSVQEPVTSVNNNTCFPHKTVGLSSDLFFSYNRALSDIQEDDDENLSQITEEYEENINGRTFSVPDVSPLDLEATFTVPDIPLGSTVTLKPTEKKISFGSTTTIVFPDYENDSKSTQEPQYDIHRSGSYSKLLPLQTPYLQASDEIHVIGINPKRIRSLQKLYGTKRLPLKVLEAELSQQKLRDAKTSEPYHVKHFSQRIKQQSHTLGNNFKHPPKSPEQPNVRDRKMTTTPRQKPSIYRYKPYESPYEGVKVTNVDVSDSSETLSSWSIPDDIRNIIYGNLGPQQEGTDIDNTSIGSFSDQSTSSHGHRQSSYTPITNTDEGVVDKMISRIGDD is encoded by the exons ATGAAAATCCAACAAGAGAAAAAAGCTGCAAGAAGTGAACGTTTTCTTCAACATCATGAGCTGAGAAAGGAACAAGTAGCAGAACTCTTGAAGGATCTCACCAGGTCATCTTCTCTACCAGGGAGAACACCACAGAAGTCAGTTCAAGAACCAGTTACATCAGTTAATAACAACACCTGCTTCCCACATAAAACTGTTGGTTTGTCTTCTGACCTGTTCTTCAGTTACAATAGAGCTCTGTCTGACATTCAGGAAGATGATGATGAAAATCTTTCTCAAATCACTGAAGAATATGAAGAGAATATAAATGGGAGAACATTTTCTGTTCCAGATGTGAGTCCATTAGACCTGGAAGCTACGTTCACTGTTCCTGATATTCCATTGGGAAGTACAGTAACTCTAAAGCCAACTGAGAAAAAGATATCATTTGGGAGCACAACAACTATAGTCTTTCCTGACTATGAAAATGACTCCAAAAGTACCCAAGAACCACAGTATGATATTCACAGATCTGGTTCTTATTCTAAACTTTTACCTTTACAAACCCCATACTTACAAGCTTCAGATGAGATACATGTGATAGGAATTAATCCAAAGAGAATTCGCTCTCTACAGAAACTTTATG GAACAAAACGGCTGCCACTTAAAGTTTTAGAGGCAGAGCTCAGTCAGCAGAAGTTGAGGGATGCTAAAACATCAGAGCCTTACCATGTTAAGCATTTTTCTCAGAGAATTAAGCAGCAAAGCCATACCTTAGGAAATAACTTCAAGCACCCACCAAAGAGTCCAGAACAACCAA ATGTTCGTGACAGAAAGATGACCACCACTCCTCGACAAAAGCCTTCCATTTATCGATATAAGCCTTATGAGAGTCCGTACGAAGGGGTTAAAGTGACAAATGTAGATGTGTCAGATTCTAGTGAAACTCTGAGTTCATGGTCCATCCCAGATGATATTCGCAATATCATATATGGGAATTTGGGTCCTCAACAG GAGGGCACTGATATTGACAATACAAGCATCGGAAGTTTTTCTGATCAGTCCACAAGTAGCCATGGTCACCGTCAAAGTTCTTACACTCCCATAACAAATACGGACGAAGGTGTAGTGGATAAGATGATTTCTAGAATTGGAGAtgattag